A window of the Heptranchias perlo isolate sHepPer1 chromosome 37, sHepPer1.hap1, whole genome shotgun sequence genome harbors these coding sequences:
- the LOC137304493 gene encoding uncharacterized protein, producing MESGYYSEMENLGSASLCLSEALGTYNEGLTQRNRTVKSKPSISGRRKREFISDEKKDASYWEKRRKNNEAAKRSREKRRISDMVLENRVLALNEENIRLKSELLALKLRFGLITTAVYTEKSRQLAGNSVSSYYSSYSNSSTVLLNSDSSEAEHSSRGSGFTPMSKYSPRGSLSDVSDGSSSAGDSPEPMIHGVVKQDDSSMDRDLMKDIKEAVSVRVTYGGGEAASLHSSCDDIEFISYKEPVKYNLVPRDIIQYRAQGCGGDVHTHSAQLEDFHLSSPVSQPNQTAHSNRGVDYAQLMGHTVSKSANGLHEPPSSNGPSDVTQRHAHELSNTEAQKVPGHSLSKHTVIETSRKSSFEQSVIESYGVLEHLNSHHSISKNEAVKRPGFQSPDSEFLHHSISQIFTTEKQEPLECSFTPCSVIEPPQASDQGIIAHSNITMDKVSDCTLSEGSDSDTQEKADSLGYDTIVHSGTHQEIKTTALPHKLRLKVRAIQANEQHVNGQEHSRQVSDPGPSLQKRNGFYQNSTLSGCIMKNYVSVNGKGELWSKSGILDIKALQCQPGALNNFDQQVPSGTSSHQSYQTTSNSSSPHAVNAAYFKAFERNTMESTEKLSLHERNNLVSPSEGQRNHGETRL from the coding sequence ATGGAATCCGGCTACTACTCGGAGATGGAGAACCTAGGCTcagcatctctctgtctctcggagGCTCTCGGCACTTACAACGAAGGGCTGACGCAGAGAAACAGGACGGTGAAAAGCAAACCCAGCATCTCCGGCCGGAGGAAACGCGAGTTCATATCTGACGAGAAGAAAGATGCCAGCTACTGGGAGAAGAGGCGCAAGAACAATGAAGCAGCCAAAAGGTCACGGGAGAAGAGACGGATCAGCGACATGGTCCTGGAGAATCGCGTTCTGGCACTGAATGAAGAAAATATCAGGCTGAAATCTGAACTGTTAGCTCTGAAGTTGAGGTTCGGGCTCATAACCACCGCTGTGTACACGGAGAAGAGTCGACAGCTGGCAGGAAACTCGGTGAGCTCGTATTACAGCAGCTATTCAAACAGCTCCACCGTGCTCCTCAACTCTGATTCTTCGGAGGCTGAACACTCGAGTAGAGGGAGTGGATTCACCCCCATGAGCAAGTACTCACCCAGGGGGTCGCTGTCTGATGTTTCTGACGGATCATCGAGTGCTGGAGACAGCCCAGAGCCTATGATTCATGGGGTCGTCAAGCAAGATGACAGCTCCATGGACAGGGACCTTATGAAAGATATTAAGGAGGCTGTGAGTGTGCGGGTCACCTATGGAGGAGGTGAGGCAGCATCTTTACACAGCAGCTGTGATGATATTGAATTCATAAGTTACAAGGAGCCAGTTAAGTACAACCTTGTGCCCAGGGACATTATTCAGTACAGGGCACAAGGGTGTGGAGGAGATGTTCACACTCATTCTGCACAACTGGAGGACTTTCACCTTTCATCTCCTGTGTCTCAACCTAACCAAACAGCCCATTCGAACCGCGGGGTGGACTACGCACAGTTGATGGGACACACTGTTTCAAAGTCTGCGAATGGACTACACGAGCCACCTTCCTCAAATGGCCCGAGTGATGTCACTCAACGGCATGCTCATGAACTTTCAAACACTGAGGCACAGAAGGTGCCAGGTCATTCATTGTCGAAACACACAGTTATCGAGACTTCTAGGAAGTCTTCTTTTGAGCAATCTGTCATTGAGTCATACGGTGTGTTGGAACATTTAAACTCCCACCATTCCATTAGCAAGAATGAGGCGGTTAAACGACCTGGATTCCAAAGTCCTGACAGTGAATTTCTTCATCATTCCATCTCCCAGATCTTTACTACTGAGAAACAGGAGCCATTGGAATGCTCCTTTACTCCATGTTCTGTTATTGAGCCACCACAAGCATCTGATCAAGGCATCATTGCACATTCCAACATTACCATGGATAAGGTATCAGACTGTACGCTTTCTGAAGGTTCTGACAGTGACACTCAAGAGAAAGCTGACAGTCTTGGCTATGACACGATAGTGCATTCTGGCACACACCAGGAGATCAAAACAACAGCTCTTCCACATAAGCTCCGTTTGAAAGTAAGAGCAATTCAAGCCAATGAACAGCATGTCAATGGCCAAGAGCATTCACGTCAAGTCAGTGATCCAGGACCGTCACTGCAGAAACGCAATGGTTTTTATCAAAATTCCACCCTCAGTGGGTGTATCATGAAGAATTATGTTTCAGTCAATGGCAAGGGTGAACTCTGGAGCAAATCAGGGATTCTAGACATTAAAGCATTGCAGTGTCAGCCAGGAGCATTAAATAACTTTGACCAACAGGTTCCCAGTGGGACCAGTAGTCACCAGAGCTACCAAACCACATCAAACAGCTCTAGCCCCCATGCTGTAAATGCTGCATACTTCAAAGCTTTTGAACGAAACACCATGGAATCAACTGAGAAATTGTCACTCCACGAAAGGAACAATTTAGTCAGTCCCTCTGAGGGGCAAAGAAACCATGGAGAAACACGGTTGTAG